One stretch of Miscanthus floridulus cultivar M001 chromosome 18, ASM1932011v1, whole genome shotgun sequence DNA includes these proteins:
- the LOC136521941 gene encoding ATP-dependent zinc metalloprotease FTSH 2, chloroplastic — translation MAPPSMSLAAKGVLPFSALTSSGVTQRPVSVTASLEHKTSDARRKFLKLALGNLGVGLPTLLGAKKALADEQGISSSRMSYSRFLEYLDKDRVKKVDLFENGTIAIVEAISPELGNRVQRVRVQLPGLSQELLQKLREKNIDFAAHSNQEDSGSLLFNLIGNLAFPLILIGGLFLLSRRAQGGLGGPNGPGFPLGFGQSRAKFQMEPNTGVTFDDVAGVDEAKQDFMEVVEFLKKPERFTAVGARIPKGVLLVGPPGTGKTLLAKAIAGEAGVPFFSISGSEFVEMFVGVGASRVRDLFKKAKENAPCIVFVDEIDAVGRQRGTGIGGGNDEREQTLNQLLTEMDGFEGNTGIIVIAATNRADILDSALLRPGRFDRQVSVDVPDVRGRTEILKVHGSNKKFDSDVSLDVIAMRTPGFSGADLANLLNEAAILAGRRGRTAISSKEIDDSIDRIVAGMEGTVMTDGKSKSLVAYHEVGHAICGTLTPGHDPVQKVTLVPRGQARGLTWFIPMDDPTLISRQQLFARIVGGLGGRAAEEVIFGEPEVTTGAAGDLQQITGLAKQMVVTFGMSQIGPWSLMEGGAQSGDVIMRMMARNSMSEKLAEDIDSAVKQLSDEAYEIALRHIRNNREAIDKIVEVLIEKETLTGDEFRAILSEFVEIPVENRVPPATPAAALPA, via the exons ATGGCGCCGCCATCCATGAGTCTTGCGGCAAAGGGGGTGCTTCCCTTCTCAGCACTTACATCGAGTGGTGTTACACAAAGGCCAGTGTCAGTGACCGCTTCCTTGGAGCACAAAACCAGCGATGCCAGAAGGAAGTTCCTAAAACTTGCGCTTGGGAACCTCGGAGTTGGACTGCCCACCTTGTTGGGCGCTAAGAAAGCTCTCGCTGATGAGCAGGGCATCTCGTCCTCGAGGATGTCTTATTCGAGGTTCCTTGAGTATCTTGACAAGGATAGAGTGAAGAAGGTTGATTTGTTTGAGAACGGGACAATTGCTATCGTGGAGGCCATTTCTCCTGAGCTTGGCAACCGCGTGCAAAGAGTCCGTGTGCAGCTTCCTGGTCTAAGCCAGGAGCTTCTTCAGAAGTTGAGGGAGAAGAACATTGATTTTGCTGCTCACAGCAACCAGGAGGACTCTGGTTCTCTTCTGTTCAACCTTATTGGAAATTTGGCATTCCCGCTTATCCTTATCGGTGGTCTATTTTTACTGTCAAGAAGGGCACAAGGTGGCCTTGGTGGACCCAATGGTCCTGGCTTTCCCCTTGGTTTTGGTCAATCTAGGGCCAAGTTTCAGATGGAACCCAACACTGGTGTTACATTTGATGATGTTGCTGGCGTCGATGAAGCGAAGCAAGACTTCATGGAGGTGGTTGAGTTCTTGAAGAAACCTGAAAGGTTCACTGCTGTTGGTGCTCGCATTCCTAAAGGTGTTCTGCTTGTCGGTCCTCCTGGGACTGGTAAAACTTTGCTTGCCAAGGCAATTGCAGGAGAGGCTGGCGTGCCATTTTTCTCAATTTCAGGTTCTGAGTTTGTGGAGATGTTTGTTGGTGTTGGTGCTTCCCGAGTTCGTGACCTTTTCAAGAAGGCCAAGGAGAACGCTCCTTGCATAGTGTTTGTTGATGAAATTGATGCTGTTGGAAGGCAAAGAGGTACAGGTATTGGTGGTGGAAATGATGAAAGGGAGCAGACTCTCAATCAGCTACTGACTGAGATGGATGGTTTTGAGGGCAACACTGGAATTATTGTTATTGCTGCCACTAACCGAGCTGACATCTTGGATTCCGCTTTACTTAGACCTGGGCGCTTTGACAGACag GTGTCTGTCGATGTTCCTGATGTACGTGGGAGGACAGAGATTCTAAAAGTGCATGGTAGCAACAAGAAGTTTGATTCTGATGTTTCTCTTGATGTCATAGCAATGAGAACACCTGGGTTCAGTGGAGCAGACTTGGCAAACCTTCTGAATGAAGCAGCCATTCTGGCTGGACGACGGGGGAGGACAGCAATTTCTTCAAAAGAGATTGATGATTCTATTGACAGAATTGTGGCTGGTATGGAAGGGACTGTGATGACGGACGGGAAGAGCAAAAGTCTTGTTGCTTACCATGAAGTTGGGCATGCAATTTGCGG AACTTTGACACCTGGCCATGATCCTGTCCAAAAGGTTACCTTAGTTCCAAGGGGTCAAGCTCGTGGTCTTACGTGGTTTATCCCGATGGATGACCCAACACTCATCTCCAGGCAGCAACTTTTTGCCAGAATTGTTGGCGGCCTTGGTGGTAGAGCTGCTGAGGAAGTCATATTTGGAGAGCCTGAGGTGACCACTGGAGCTGCTGGTGACTTGCAGCAAATTACTGGCTTAGCCAAGCAG ATGGTCGTAACATTTGGTATGTCTCAAATTGGTCCATGGTCTCTCATGGAGGGTGGAGCACAGAGTGGGGACGTCATCATGAGAATGATGGCAAGGAACTCCATGTCAGAGAAGCTTGCGGAGGACATCGATTCGGCTGTGAAGCAGTTGTCAGATGAGGCCTACGAGATCGCTCTGAGGCACATTAGAAACAACAGGGAGGCCATTGACAAAATCGTTGAGGTTCTCATTGAGAAGGAGACACTGACCGGAGACGAATTCCGGGCGATTCTTTCTGAGTTTGTGGAGATCCCTGTTGAGAACCGGGTTCCCCCAGCCACACCGGCGGCCGCCCTCCCTGCCTAA